A stretch of DNA from Gottschalkia acidurici 9a:
TCATGTAGCAGATCTAGTTCATTTGTTTTCATAAAGTTCTCTCCTTTTCTATTGTGAGTTGTTATACTCTTTGTTATAATTCAAGTATAAAATCTTGTGTAGCACAAGAGTCAATAGGAGAGAAATAAAATGAAAAAATTTTTTCAATAGGTGAAGCTGCTCGCTTATCTGGTTTAACAATTGAAACCTTACGACATTATGATCGCATTGGATTGCTAAAACCTGCAAAGATCAATGAACAATCTGGCTATCGCTACTACACAGATGAAGAGCTAATATACTTGGAGGTAATTAGCTTCTGTCGTAAAAATAATATGTCTTTAACAGAAATTAAAAATATTTTTCAAGAAGATTTTGCCTACACCATATCTTTTTTAAAAGAAACAGAGCAAAAAATAGATAAAGAAAT
This window harbors:
- a CDS encoding MerR family transcriptional regulator, with amino-acid sequence MGEAARLSGLTIETLRHYDRIGLLKPAKINEQSGYRYYTDEELIYLEVISFCRKNNMSLTEIKNIFQEDFAYTISFLKETEQKIDKEINRLRQTKNKY